The following proteins come from a genomic window of Aptenodytes patagonicus chromosome 21, bAptPat1.pri.cur, whole genome shotgun sequence:
- the UBXN11 gene encoding LOW QUALITY PROTEIN: UBX domain-containing protein 11 (The sequence of the model RefSeq protein was modified relative to this genomic sequence to represent the inferred CDS: deleted 1 base in 1 codon), whose product MEPAGSPGLPPQATNGGGFSRLIPPPDAEDDSLSPRTKNPVQGSLPSCSRGTTLKKNMQGAAHTDTDLMTSMMQKITLLEQKIEKQAQEIQLKERRIAELEEKMKTLQKGEDAPDSSRAEELEIRCFQLQTQVWEMERFLNDYGLIWVGERHEQLEDLESLKDKEELPARSLWKPGEAVVSKHQIDFDLILENVKDLNALAGEGVSQIEHTPGGARLRQPEPLPLTLYQNGIVMFNGPFRPYEDPSTQQCLQDIMDGYFPSELQMRYPDGIPLQVTDRRDVVFRERHLPGSFPGHGQVVGHSKSSEVQETTEIPGPKASSEQLLSKLSTPLKHGGEAIGVRASARAAQQGSGGMRSSKEILVETPRLSALERVKAAEEAEAFAPDICTLRIKSESGEQTYTVKMLFTETIGDLRQHLAHARGGDSNSYEIISTFPQRVYADDSRSLQECGLIPNASLLLRRRDPSQQEGKGLQTA is encoded by the exons ATGGAGCCTGCCGGCAGCCCGGGCCTCCCTCCCCAAGCGACAAACGGAGGGGGCTTCTCCCGGCTTATCCCTCCTCCAGACGCGG AAGATGACAGCCTGTCTCCTAGGACAAAGAATCCAGTGCAAGGCAGTCTCCCCTCCTGCTCAAGGGGGACAACACTGAAAAAGAATATGCAGG GCGCAGCTCACACTGACACGGACCTCATGACCTCCATGATGCAAAAAATCACTCTGTTGGAACAAAAAATAGAGAAACAAGCACAAGAAATCCAACTGAAG GAAAGGAGGATTGCTGAACTTGAAGAAAAGATGAAGACTCTTCAGAAAGGAGAAG ATGCTCCTGACTCATCCAGAGCAGAGGAACTGGAAATTAGGTGCTTTCAGCTGCAGACCCAGGTCTGGGAGATGGAG AGGTTTCTAAATGACTATGGTCTGATTTGGGTTGGAGAGAGACATGAACAGCTGGAAGATTTAGAATCGCTCAAGGACAAAGAAGAGCTGCCAGCAAGGAGCCTCTGGAAGCCAG GTGAAGCAGTTGTTTCCAAACACCAGATTGATTTTGATCTAATCTTGGAAAACGTGAAGGATTTGAATGCACTGGCTGGCGAAGGCGTTTCTCAAATCGAGCACACGCCTGGGGGTGCTCGGCTGAGACAGCCAGAACCCCTCCCTCTTACGCTGTATCAAAATGGGATCGTCATGTTCAACGGACCCTTTCGGCCCTACGAGGACCCATCCACGCAG CAATGCCTGCAGGATATTATGGATGGCTATTTCCCTTCAGAGTTGCAGATGCGCTACCCAGATGGCATCCCTTTGCAG GTCACTGACAGAAGGGACGTGGTATTTCGGGAGAGACACCTTCCAGGGAGTTTTCCTGGCCACGGCCAAGTGGTTGGCCATTCAAAATCAAGTGAGGTGCAGGAAACCACCGAGATCCCAG GTCCCAAAGCCTCCTCGGAGCAGCTTCTCAGCAAGCTTTCCACGCCCTTGAAACACGGAGGAGAAGCTATCGGTGTCCGAGCCTCAGCCAGAGCAGCGCAGCAG GGCTCTGGTGGGATGCGGAGCAGCAAAGAGATCCTGGTGGAGACACCCAGGCTGTCTGCCCTGGAGAG GGTGAAGGCAGCTGAAGAGGCTGAAGCTTTTGCCCCTGATATCTGCACTCTCCGCATCAAATCCGAGAGCGGGGAGCAGACGTACACTGTAAAAATGCTGTTCACGGAGACCATAGGGGACCTGCGCCAACACCTCGCCCACGCCAG GGGTGGAGACTCCAACTCGTATGAGATCATCAGTACCTTTCCCCAGAGGGTGTACGCAGACGACTCCAGGAGCCTGCAGGAATGTGGCCTGATCCCCAATGCCTCGTTGCTGCTGCGGAGAAGAGACCCCTCC CAACAAGAGGGGAAAGGGCTGCAAACAGCTTAA